Proteins from a genomic interval of Equus quagga isolate Etosha38 chromosome 11, UCLA_HA_Equagga_1.0, whole genome shotgun sequence:
- the LRRC59 gene encoding leucine-rich repeat-containing protein 59, whose translation MTKASSKGGNLRDKLDGNELDLSLSDLNEVPVKELAALPKATVLDLSCNKLTTLPSDFCGLTHLVKLDLSKNKLQQLPADFGRLVNLQHLDLLNNRLVTLPVSFAQLKSLKWLDLKDNPLDPVLAKVAGDCLDEKQCKQCASKVLQHMKAVQADQERERQRRLEVEREAEKKREAKQRAKEAQEREVRKREKAEEKERRRKEYDALKAAKREQEKKPKKETNQAAKSKSGSRPRKPPPRKHTRSWAVLKLLLLLLLCVAGGLVACRMTELQQQPLCTSVNTIYDNAVRGLRSHNILQWVLQTDSQQ comes from the exons ATGACCAAGGCCAGTAGCAAGGGCGGGAACCTCCGCGACAAGCTGGACGGCAACGAGCTGGACCTGAGCCTCAGCGACCTGAATGAGGTCCCTGTCAAGGAGCTG GCTGCCCTGCCAAAGGCCACTGTACTGGATCTGTCCTGCAATAAACTGACTACTCTACCG TCGGATTTCTGTGGCCTCACGCACCTGGTGAAGCTGGACCTAAGTAAGAACAAACTGCAGCAACTGCCGGCCGACTTCGGCCGTCTGGTCAACCTCCAGCACCTGGATCTCCTCAACAACAGGCTGGTCACCCTGCCTGTCAGCTTTGCTCAGCTCAAG AGCCTGAAGTGGCTGGACCTGAAGGATAACCCCCTGGATCCTGTCCTGGCCAAAGTGGCAGGCGATTGCTTGGATGAGAAGCAGTGTAAGCAGTGTGCCAGCAAG GTGTTACAGCACATGAAGGCTGTGCAGGCGGATCAGGAGCGAGAGAGGCAGCGGCGACTAGAAGTAGAACGAG AGGCTGAGAAGAAGCGGGAGGCCAAGCAGCGAGCTAAGGAGGCTCAGGAGCGGGAAGTACGGAAGCgggagaaggcagaagagaaggagcGCCGAAGAAAGGAGTACGATGCCCTCAAGGCAGCCAAGCGGGAGCAGGAGAAGAAACCTAAGAAGGAAACAAATCAGGCCGCAA AATCTAAGTCTGGCTCTCGCCCACGGAAGCCACCACCCCGGAAACACACCCGGTCCTGGGCTGTgctgaagctgctgctgctgctgctgctgtgtgtgGCCGGTGGGCTGGTTGCTTGTCGGATGACAGAGCTGCAGCAGCAGCCCCTCTGCACCAGCGTGAACACCATCTACGACAATGCGGTCCGGGGTCTGCGCAGCCACAACATCCTCCAGTGGGTCCTGCAGACCGATTCTCAGCAGTGA
- the EME1 gene encoding crossover junction endonuclease EME1 isoform X2: MALKKSSVSLESSESDSEELPTFTFLKKGPSSTTRRHPQREEKIVVVDASDSEASCPSSPRLKDPSPVPDVAATVTQTQPVRVLSSGSDDEEEFIPLAERLTRKFLTHKQLSPEESRFPVKRVLGHQNKERASCDWKEQPFPKIPDIPLHDTSERRALNSKDLLVDSSHRQLPACQATCPVQSNSLIETKTNAEEPLPQKRTKHSRKVQKKGAQECQQRGQASQKENTLRQQERKKKAALVNRLKAQRPEECLKHIIVVLDPVLLQMGGGGQLLGALQSMECCCVIEAQAVPCSITWRRRAGPAEGSLGSTEKGKETLRSFVTDITARTAGKALSLVIVDQEKSFSAPNPPRRRKQGVANRELAKEKKQQRQREANPGPLVSRVDIEEALVDLQLHTQAQAQIVQSWKELADFACTFTKAVAEAPFKKLRDQTSFSFCLESDWAGGAKVDRAGRGLALVWRRQIQQLNRVSLEMASAVVDAYPSPQLLVQAYKRCFSEQECQNLLASIQVRRGEGVTSTSRRVGPELSRRIYLQMTTLQPDLSLDSAD, from the exons ATGGCTCTAAAGAAGTCATCAGTCTCGCTGGAATCCAGTGAGAGTGACTCTGAGGAGTTGCCGACATTTACCTTTCTGAAGAAGGGACCATCTTCAACAACGAGGAGGCACcctcagagggaggagaagattGTAGTGGTTGACGCCTCAGATTCTGAGGCTTCCTGTCCTTCATCACCAAGGTTGAAAGATCCATCACCTGTTCCAGATGTAGCTGCAACTGTCACACAAACCCAGCCGGTCAGGGTGCTAAGCAGTGGAAGTGACGATGAGGAGGAGTTTATTCCCCTGGCTGAGAGGCTTACACGTAAGTTTTTGACCCACAAGCAGCTGAGCCCTGAGGAGTCTCGTTTCCCAGTTAAAAGGGTTTTGGGtcatcaaaataaagaaagagcaTCATGTGACTGGAAAGAACAGCCCTTTCCAAAGATCCCTGATATTCCCCTCCATGACACCTCAGAGAGGCGTGCATTAAATAGCAAAGACCTTTTGGTAGACAGTTCACACCGTCAGCTTCCAGCCTGCCAAGCTACCTGCCCTGTCCAGAGCAACAGCTTGatagaaaccaaaacaaatgCTGAGGAACCCCTGCCTCAGAAGAGAACCAAGCATAGTCGGAAGGTCCAGAAGAAAGGCGCACAGGAATGCCAGCAGCGGGGACAAGCAAGCCAGAAGGAAAACACCCTGAGacaacaggaaaggaagaagaaggcagCGCTGGTTAACAGGCTGAAAGCTCAGAGGCCAGAGGAATGCTTAAAGCACATCATTGTGGTGCTCGATCCAG TGCTTTTACAAATGGGAGGTGGGGGCCAGCTTCTCGGAGCACTGCAGTCCATGGAGTGCTGCTGTGTGATTGAGGCACAGGCCGTGCCTTGCAGCAtcacctggaggaggagggctgggccaGCCGAG GGAAGTCTGGGCAGCACcgagaaagggaaggaaacactTCGGAGCTTTGTCACTGACATCACAGCAAGGACAGCGGGGAAAGCTCTGTCACTGGTGATTGTGGATCAGGAGAAATCCTTCAG TGCTCCGAATCCTCCAAGGAGAAGGAAACAGGGAGTGGCAAATAGAGAACTGGCCaaggagaagaaacagcaaagacAACGGGAGGCCAACCCGGGGCCCCTGGTGTCCAGGGTAGACATAGAAGAG GCACTGGTGGATCTGCAGCTACACACACAAGCACAGGCTCAAATTGTGCAGAGCTGGAAAGAGCTGGCTGACTTTGCATGCACCTTCACAAAGGCTGTGGCTGAGGCGCCCTTCAA GAAGCTCCGAGATCAAACTAgtttctccttctgcctggagagtGACTGGGCTGGAGGGGCAAAGGTGGATCGCGCTGGCAGAGGACTTGCACTGGTCTGGAGGAGACAGATTCAGCAGCTGAACCGAGTCAGCCTGGAAATGGCCAGTGCTGTTGTGGATGCCTATCCCTCCCCACAGCTCCTGGTCCAG GCTTATAAGCGGTGTTTTTCGGAGCAAGAATGCCAGAATTTGCTTGCAAGCATACAGGTGCGTCGTGGGGAAGGCGTGACATCCACCTCCCGCCGGGTTGGACCAGAGCTGTCCAGGCGTATCTACCTTCAGATGACCACTCTGCAGCCAGATCTCTCTTTAGACAGTGCAGACTGA
- the EME1 gene encoding crossover junction endonuclease EME1 isoform X1, with translation MALKKSSVSLESSESDSEELPTFTFLKKGPSSTTRRHPQREEKIVVVDASDSEASCPSSPRLKDPSPVPDVAATVTQTQPVRVLSSGSDDEEEFIPLAERLTRKFLTHKQLSPEESRFPVKRVLGHQNKERASCDWKEQPFPKIPDIPLHDTSERRALNSKDLLVDSSHRQLPACQATCPVQSNSLIETKTNAEEPLPQKRTKHSRKVQKKGAQECQQRGQASQKENTLRQQERKKKAALVNRLKAQRPEECLKHIIVVLDPVLLQMGGGGQLLGALQSMECCCVIEAQAVPCSITWRRRAGPAEDGEEGWKEEPMVLVLLQAEAFVSMIYNFKQGSLGSTEKGKETLRSFVTDITARTAGKALSLVIVDQEKSFSAPNPPRRRKQGVANRELAKEKKQQRQREANPGPLVSRVDIEEALVDLQLHTQAQAQIVQSWKELADFACTFTKAVAEAPFKKLRDQTSFSFCLESDWAGGAKVDRAGRGLALVWRRQIQQLNRVSLEMASAVVDAYPSPQLLVQAYKRCFSEQECQNLLASIQVRRGEGVTSTSRRVGPELSRRIYLQMTTLQPDLSLDSAD, from the exons ATGGCTCTAAAGAAGTCATCAGTCTCGCTGGAATCCAGTGAGAGTGACTCTGAGGAGTTGCCGACATTTACCTTTCTGAAGAAGGGACCATCTTCAACAACGAGGAGGCACcctcagagggaggagaagattGTAGTGGTTGACGCCTCAGATTCTGAGGCTTCCTGTCCTTCATCACCAAGGTTGAAAGATCCATCACCTGTTCCAGATGTAGCTGCAACTGTCACACAAACCCAGCCGGTCAGGGTGCTAAGCAGTGGAAGTGACGATGAGGAGGAGTTTATTCCCCTGGCTGAGAGGCTTACACGTAAGTTTTTGACCCACAAGCAGCTGAGCCCTGAGGAGTCTCGTTTCCCAGTTAAAAGGGTTTTGGGtcatcaaaataaagaaagagcaTCATGTGACTGGAAAGAACAGCCCTTTCCAAAGATCCCTGATATTCCCCTCCATGACACCTCAGAGAGGCGTGCATTAAATAGCAAAGACCTTTTGGTAGACAGTTCACACCGTCAGCTTCCAGCCTGCCAAGCTACCTGCCCTGTCCAGAGCAACAGCTTGatagaaaccaaaacaaatgCTGAGGAACCCCTGCCTCAGAAGAGAACCAAGCATAGTCGGAAGGTCCAGAAGAAAGGCGCACAGGAATGCCAGCAGCGGGGACAAGCAAGCCAGAAGGAAAACACCCTGAGacaacaggaaaggaagaagaaggcagCGCTGGTTAACAGGCTGAAAGCTCAGAGGCCAGAGGAATGCTTAAAGCACATCATTGTGGTGCTCGATCCAG TGCTTTTACAAATGGGAGGTGGGGGCCAGCTTCTCGGAGCACTGCAGTCCATGGAGTGCTGCTGTGTGATTGAGGCACAGGCCGTGCCTTGCAGCAtcacctggaggaggagggctgggccaGCCGAG gatggagaggagggctggaaggaggagCCGATGGTCCTGGTGCTGCTCCAGGCAGAGGCGTTTGTGTCCATGATCTATAACTTCAAGCAG GGAAGTCTGGGCAGCACcgagaaagggaaggaaacactTCGGAGCTTTGTCACTGACATCACAGCAAGGACAGCGGGGAAAGCTCTGTCACTGGTGATTGTGGATCAGGAGAAATCCTTCAG TGCTCCGAATCCTCCAAGGAGAAGGAAACAGGGAGTGGCAAATAGAGAACTGGCCaaggagaagaaacagcaaagacAACGGGAGGCCAACCCGGGGCCCCTGGTGTCCAGGGTAGACATAGAAGAG GCACTGGTGGATCTGCAGCTACACACACAAGCACAGGCTCAAATTGTGCAGAGCTGGAAAGAGCTGGCTGACTTTGCATGCACCTTCACAAAGGCTGTGGCTGAGGCGCCCTTCAA GAAGCTCCGAGATCAAACTAgtttctccttctgcctggagagtGACTGGGCTGGAGGGGCAAAGGTGGATCGCGCTGGCAGAGGACTTGCACTGGTCTGGAGGAGACAGATTCAGCAGCTGAACCGAGTCAGCCTGGAAATGGCCAGTGCTGTTGTGGATGCCTATCCCTCCCCACAGCTCCTGGTCCAG GCTTATAAGCGGTGTTTTTCGGAGCAAGAATGCCAGAATTTGCTTGCAAGCATACAGGTGCGTCGTGGGGAAGGCGTGACATCCACCTCCCGCCGGGTTGGACCAGAGCTGTCCAGGCGTATCTACCTTCAGATGACCACTCTGCAGCCAGATCTCTCTTTAGACAGTGCAGACTGA